From Carassius auratus strain Wakin chromosome 1, ASM336829v1, whole genome shotgun sequence, the proteins below share one genomic window:
- the LOC113113943 gene encoding protein NLRC3-like isoform X3, producing MMDSPEPSSVSLKSDGSMHHPPKLSDGAVTSDLSDEPMTSDPSDGAVTSDPSRVYRDDQIRAQDPPQAVNDELQRVKEQHKTSMKNKYERLFEGLKLQENESLLNSIYTQLYIIEGEREGVNEEHEVLQMEKTARTQPSQDTPIYCNHIFKASAEAGCEEKEQIKTVLTKGIAGIGKTVSVQKFILDWAEGKANRDVDFMFVLPFRELNLIRDHQYSLHRLLLDFHSELQDLDSQIYEECKVVFIFDGLDESRITLMFSDAQKVCDVTETSSVAVLMSKLMKGELLPSALIWITSRPAAANQIPSKYIHRLTEIQGFTESQKEEYFRKRISEEHQASRIISHIRRARSLHIMCHIPVFCWISSTVLQKLLEEDLSAEIPQTLTEMYIHFLLIQINMRKQKYEERDPEKLLPSDREVIVKLAEVAFKQLMKGNVMFYEEDLIESSIDVTDASVYSGICTEIFKQESVIHQRKVYSFIHLSVQEFLAAFYLLYCYLTENKKTLDTFSPYRYYSDKDSESDSEIDSLYDLLTSAVDKALESKNGRLDLFLRFLLGVSLESNQRLLQDLLTHTENSSETIRKTTRYIKQKIKRGNDDDDDDDDDDDLLMVKRGYRLSADQSINLFLCLLEVKDQTLFREIQEFVKSDKHSEKKLSAAHCSTISYMLQMSEETLDELNLKKYKTSDEGRRRLIPAVINCRKALFSGCDLSEQHCEIVSSALQSSNCVLRELDLRNNDLQDSGVKFISDGLKSPNCQLQILRLSGCMVSEEGCGYLSSALSSNPSHLRELDLSYNHPGESGVKLLKHKLQDPNYKLQILNVDHGGEKRMRAGPRKWACDLTLDPNTANTRLVLSDENKKITRVKDHQPYPDHPERFDQVHQVLSVESLTGRCYWETEWSGDSAELSVTYKGINRKGRESDCVFGCNDKSWSLFCSNNSFSVYHNKNRTVISAVRSSCKRVGVYLDVSAGSLSFYSVSDTHTLTHLHTHTLTHLHTHNTTFTEPLYAGFRVYSYSSVSLCDIK from the exons ATGATGGACTCTCCAGAACCCAGCAgtgtgtctctgaagagtgacGGATCAATGCATCATCCTCCTAAACTCAGTGATGGagcggtgacctctgacctcagtgATGAACcaatgacctctgaccccagtgATGGagcggtgacctctgaccccag CCGTGTGTATAGAGACGATCAGATACGAGCCCAGGATCCTCCTCAAGCAGTGAATGATGAACTACAGAGAGTCAAAgagcagcacaaaaccagcatgaagaacaagtatgagagattatttgagggactgaaactccaggagaatgaaagcctcctgaacagcatctacacacagctctacatcatagagggagagagagaaggagtgaatgaagaacatgaggttttacagatggagaaaacagccagaacacaACCCTCACAAGACACTCCAATCTACTGCAATCACATCTTTAAAGCCTCCGCTGAAGCAGGATgtgaggagaaagagcagatcaagactgttcttactaaaggcatcgctggaatcggaaaaaccgtctctgtgcagaagttcattctggactgggccgagggaaaagccaatcgggatgtagatttcatgtttgtgcttccatttcgagagctgaacttgatccgagatcatcagtacagtcttcacagacttctgctggactttcattctgaacttcaagatctggactcacagatttatgaggagtgtaaagttgtgttcatctttgatggtctggatgaaagcagaatcacactgatgttttcagacgctcagaaagtttgtgatgtgactgagacttcatcagtggctgtgttgatgtcaaagctgatgaaaggagagctgcttccctctgctctcatctggatcacctccagaccagcagcagccaatcagatcccctccaaatacatccaccgtctgacagaaattcagggattcactgagtctcagaaggaggaatatttcaggaagagaatcagtgaagagcatcaagccagcagaataatctcacacatcagaagagcaagaagcctccacatcatgtgccacatccccgtcttctgctggatctcatccactgtgcttcagaagctcctggaagaagatctgagtgcagaaatccctcaaactctgactgaaatgtacatccacttcctgctgattcagatcaacatgaggaagcagaagtatgaagagagagatccagagaaactcctgccgtccgacagagaagtgattgtgaaacttgctgaagtggctttcaaacagctgatgaagggcaatgtgatgttctatgaggaggacctgattgagagcagcatagacgtcactgacgcctcggtgtattctgggatttgcactgagatctttaagcaggaatctgtgattcatcagaggaaagtctacagcttcattcatctgagcgtTCAGGAGTTTCTCGCTGCTTTCTATCTGCTTTACTGCTATTTAACAGAGAACAAGAAAACACTGGATACATTCAGTCCTTACAGATATTACTCTGATAAAGACTCTGAAAGTGACTCTGAGATAGACTCTCTGTATGATCTACTAACATCAGCAGTAGATAAAGCTCTTGAGAGTAAGAATGGACGTCTGGATctgttcctgcggttcctgctgggcgtctcactggagtccaatcagagactcttacaggatctactgacacacacagagaacagctcagagaCCATCAGGAAAACCACACGGTACATTAAACAGAAGATCAAGAGaggtaatgatgatgatgatgatgatgatgatgatgatgatctacTGATGGTCAAGAGAGGTTATCGTCTCTCAGCTGATCAGTCgatcaatctgttcctctgtctgctggaagtgaaagatcagactctgttcagagagattcaggagtttgtgaaatcagacaaacactcagagaagaaactctctgctgctcactgctcaacaatctcctacatgcttcagatgtcagaggaGACACTGGATGAACTGAACCTCAAGAAATACAAGACATCAGATGAGGGGAGAagaagactgataccagctgtgatcaactgcagaaaagctct ATTTTCTGGCTGTGATCTCTCAGAACAGCATTGTGAAATTGtgtcttcagctctacaatcctcaaactgtgtcctgagagagctggatctgaggaacaatgacctgcaggactctggtgtaaagtttatttctgatggactgaagagtccaaactgtcagctgcagatactgag gttgtctggctgtatggtgtcagaggaaggctgtggttatttgtcttcagctctgagttcaaacccctcacacctgagagagctggatctgagctacaatcacccaggagaATCAGGAGTCAAGCTGCTCAAACACAAACTGCAGGATCCAAACTATAAACTGCAGATACTCAA tgtGGATCATGGAGGAGAGAAGAGGATGAGAGCAGGACCACGAAAGT GGgcctgtgatctcacactggatccaaacacagcaaacactcgACTCGTTCTGTCTGATGAGAACAAGAAGATCACACGTGTGAAAGATCATcagccgtatcctgatcatccagagagatttgatcAAGTTCATCAGGTTCTGAGTGTTGAGAGTCtgactggacgctgttactgggagactgAATGGAGCGGAGATAGTGCTGAATTATCAGTGACATATAAAGGAATCAACAGGAAAGGAAGAGAGAGTGACTGTGTGTTTGGATGCAATGACAAATCCTGGAGTCTGTTCTGCTCTAATAACAGTTTCTCTGTCTATCACAATAAGAACAGAACTGTTATCTCTGCTGTCCGTTCATCCTGTAAGAGAGTAGGAGTGTATTTGGACGTGTCGGCCGgctctctgtccttctacagcgtctctgacacacacacactcacacacttacacacacacacactcacacacttacacacacacaacaccacattcactgaacccctctaCGCTGGATTTAGGGTTTATTCTTATTCctcagtgtctctgtgtgatATTAAATGA
- the LOC113113943 gene encoding protein NLRC3-like isoform X2 translates to MMDSPEPSSVSLKSDGSMHHPPKLSDGAVTSDLSDEPMTSDPSDGAVTSDPRMIKQRISSSEPSCVSLKSDGSMHHPPELSDGAVTSDLSDEAVTSDPSDGAVTSDPRDDQIRAQDPPQAVNDELQRVKEQHKTSMKNKYERLFEGLKLQENESLLNSIYTQLYIIEGEREGVNEEHEVLQMEKTARTQPSQDTPIYCNHIFKASAEAGCEEKEQIKTVLTKGIAGIGKTVSVQKFILDWAEGKANRDVDFMFVLPFRELNLIRDHQYSLHRLLLDFHSELQDLDSQIYEECKVVFIFDGLDESRITLMFSDAQKVCDVTETSSVAVLMSKLMKGELLPSALIWITSRPAAANQIPSKYIHRLTEIQGFTESQKEEYFRKRISEEHQASRIISHIRRARSLHIMCHIPVFCWISSTVLQKLLEEDLSAEIPQTLTEMYIHFLLIQINMRKQKYEERDPEKLLPSDREVIVKLAEVAFKQLMKGNVMFYEEDLIESSIDVTDASVYSGICTEIFKQESVIHQRKVYSFIHLSVQEFLAAFYLLYCYLTENKKTLDTFSPYRYYSDKDSESDSEIDSLYDLLTSAVDKALESKNGRLDLFLRFLLGVSLESNQRLLQDLLTHTENSSETIRKTTRYIKQKIKRGNDDDDDDDDDDDLLMVKRGYRLSADQSINLFLCLLEVKDQTLFREIQEFVKSDKHSEKKLSAAHCSTISYMLQMSEETLDELNLKKYKTSDEGRRRLIPAVINCRKALFSGCDLSEQHCEIVSSALQSSNCVLRELDLRNNDLQDSGVKFISDGLKSPNCQLQILRLSGCMVSEEGCGYLSSALSSNPSHLRELDLSYNHPGESGVKLLKHKLQDPNYKLQILNVDHGGEKRMRAGPRKWACDLTLDPNTANTRLVLSDENKKITRVKDHQPYPDHPERFDQVHQVLSVESLTGRCYWETEWSGDSAELSVTYKGINRKGRESDCVFGCNDKSWSLFCSNNSFSVYHNKNRTVISAVRSSCKRVGVYLDVSAGSLSFYSVSDTHTLTHLHTHTLTHLHTHNTTFTEPLYAGFRVYSYSSVSLCDIK, encoded by the exons ATGATGGACTCTCCAGAACCCAGCAgtgtgtctctgaagagtgacGGATCAATGCATCATCCTCCTAAACTCAGTGATGGagcggtgacctctgacctcagtgATGAACcaatgacctctgaccccagtgATGGagcggtgacctctgaccccag GATGATCAAACAAAGAATATCATCTTCagaacccagctgtgtgtctctgaagagtgacGGATCAATGCATCATCCTCCTGAACTCAGTGATGGagcggtgacctctgacctcagtgATGAagcggtgacctctgaccccagtgATGgagcagtgacctctgaccccag AGACGATCAGATACGAGCCCAGGATCCTCCTCAAGCAGTGAATGATGAACTACAGAGAGTCAAAgagcagcacaaaaccagcatgaagaacaagtatgagagattatttgagggactgaaactccaggagaatgaaagcctcctgaacagcatctacacacagctctacatcatagagggagagagagaaggagtgaatgaagaacatgaggttttacagatggagaaaacagccagaacacaACCCTCACAAGACACTCCAATCTACTGCAATCACATCTTTAAAGCCTCCGCTGAAGCAGGATgtgaggagaaagagcagatcaagactgttcttactaaaggcatcgctggaatcggaaaaaccgtctctgtgcagaagttcattctggactgggccgagggaaaagccaatcgggatgtagatttcatgtttgtgcttccatttcgagagctgaacttgatccgagatcatcagtacagtcttcacagacttctgctggactttcattctgaacttcaagatctggactcacagatttatgaggagtgtaaagttgtgttcatctttgatggtctggatgaaagcagaatcacactgatgttttcagacgctcagaaagtttgtgatgtgactgagacttcatcagtggctgtgttgatgtcaaagctgatgaaaggagagctgcttccctctgctctcatctggatcacctccagaccagcagcagccaatcagatcccctccaaatacatccaccgtctgacagaaattcagggattcactgagtctcagaaggaggaatatttcaggaagagaatcagtgaagagcatcaagccagcagaataatctcacacatcagaagagcaagaagcctccacatcatgtgccacatccccgtcttctgctggatctcatccactgtgcttcagaagctcctggaagaagatctgagtgcagaaatccctcaaactctgactgaaatgtacatccacttcctgctgattcagatcaacatgaggaagcagaagtatgaagagagagatccagagaaactcctgccgtccgacagagaagtgattgtgaaacttgctgaagtggctttcaaacagctgatgaagggcaatgtgatgttctatgaggaggacctgattgagagcagcatagacgtcactgacgcctcggtgtattctgggatttgcactgagatctttaagcaggaatctgtgattcatcagaggaaagtctacagcttcattcatctgagcgtTCAGGAGTTTCTCGCTGCTTTCTATCTGCTTTACTGCTATTTAACAGAGAACAAGAAAACACTGGATACATTCAGTCCTTACAGATATTACTCTGATAAAGACTCTGAAAGTGACTCTGAGATAGACTCTCTGTATGATCTACTAACATCAGCAGTAGATAAAGCTCTTGAGAGTAAGAATGGACGTCTGGATctgttcctgcggttcctgctgggcgtctcactggagtccaatcagagactcttacaggatctactgacacacacagagaacagctcagagaCCATCAGGAAAACCACACGGTACATTAAACAGAAGATCAAGAGaggtaatgatgatgatgatgatgatgatgatgatgatgatctacTGATGGTCAAGAGAGGTTATCGTCTCTCAGCTGATCAGTCgatcaatctgttcctctgtctgctggaagtgaaagatcagactctgttcagagagattcaggagtttgtgaaatcagacaaacactcagagaagaaactctctgctgctcactgctcaacaatctcctacatgcttcagatgtcagaggaGACACTGGATGAACTGAACCTCAAGAAATACAAGACATCAGATGAGGGGAGAagaagactgataccagctgtgatcaactgcagaaaagctct ATTTTCTGGCTGTGATCTCTCAGAACAGCATTGTGAAATTGtgtcttcagctctacaatcctcaaactgtgtcctgagagagctggatctgaggaacaatgacctgcaggactctggtgtaaagtttatttctgatggactgaagagtccaaactgtcagctgcagatactgag gttgtctggctgtatggtgtcagaggaaggctgtggttatttgtcttcagctctgagttcaaacccctcacacctgagagagctggatctgagctacaatcacccaggagaATCAGGAGTCAAGCTGCTCAAACACAAACTGCAGGATCCAAACTATAAACTGCAGATACTCAA tgtGGATCATGGAGGAGAGAAGAGGATGAGAGCAGGACCACGAAAGT GGgcctgtgatctcacactggatccaaacacagcaaacactcgACTCGTTCTGTCTGATGAGAACAAGAAGATCACACGTGTGAAAGATCATcagccgtatcctgatcatccagagagatttgatcAAGTTCATCAGGTTCTGAGTGTTGAGAGTCtgactggacgctgttactgggagactgAATGGAGCGGAGATAGTGCTGAATTATCAGTGACATATAAAGGAATCAACAGGAAAGGAAGAGAGAGTGACTGTGTGTTTGGATGCAATGACAAATCCTGGAGTCTGTTCTGCTCTAATAACAGTTTCTCTGTCTATCACAATAAGAACAGAACTGTTATCTCTGCTGTCCGTTCATCCTGTAAGAGAGTAGGAGTGTATTTGGACGTGTCGGCCGgctctctgtccttctacagcgtctctgacacacacacactcacacacttacacacacacacactcacacacttacacacacacaacaccacattcactgaacccctctaCGCTGGATTTAGGGTTTATTCTTATTCctcagtgtctctgtgtgatATTAAATGA